A region from the Pyramidobacter piscolens W5455 genome encodes:
- a CDS encoding sigma-54-dependent Fis family transcriptional regulator — MKKVRLLCIAPYEGMRDVMMNIAARRSDLELVIRVGDLADGVRAVSEHLESSIDAIISRGGTAEEIRRHFSIPVCEIDLSVCDILRAIRLARNFSDDFAIMGYPSITKNASSLCDLLQYTTPVITIHSADEAREQLEKLKKEGRRIVVGDTITAIIAQKLDMNGILVTSGMESIEDAFQRALHLQSYYRDLQESKNLLDSLLNSLNDNLIVFGDRRELCFSTLKDIPQKLRSTLEKNVPSILSGENLHLVRRLDAQRVSIEGKALVSRERNYCVYTLTRQPYAEPFGNKALRYYDPEEALQTAPFENFLGESEIMQKVIHRINRCAAIDQPVLLVGEAGTGKDRFAHYIYAHSRRRRSSLVRIDCRMMTESHWEYLLENENSPLRDNGLTFYIRCVERIPPEQRLRLENYFGNTAVACRNKFILSCSLGDGFTERDSFFIYLREIFSCLTVEIPPLRRHSGDIPTLVGLYINSLNARLGTQVVGFTPEAMLLLQKFPWERNIDQLVRVVRCLVVSAKMSYISASATEEVLAEERHQLLPTAAAAFNLNRPLNEIVREIVTAIFAQENMNQTKTAKRLGISRSTLWRMLR, encoded by the coding sequence AGGTTCGTCTGCTCTGTATCGCCCCCTACGAAGGAATGCGCGACGTCATGATGAACATTGCCGCGCGCCGCAGCGACCTGGAGCTCGTGATCCGCGTCGGCGATCTGGCCGACGGCGTCAGAGCCGTTTCGGAGCACCTCGAATCCAGCATCGACGCCATCATCTCACGAGGAGGCACGGCCGAAGAGATCCGCAGGCATTTCTCCATTCCCGTCTGCGAGATCGATCTCTCGGTCTGCGACATCCTGCGGGCCATCCGGCTGGCCCGCAATTTCTCCGACGACTTTGCCATCATGGGCTACCCGAGCATCACAAAAAACGCCTCGTCGCTCTGCGACCTGCTTCAGTACACGACTCCCGTGATCACCATCCACAGCGCCGACGAAGCGCGAGAACAGCTCGAAAAACTCAAAAAGGAAGGGCGCCGAATCGTCGTCGGCGACACGATCACCGCCATCATCGCCCAAAAGCTCGATATGAACGGAATCCTGGTCACCTCAGGCATGGAAAGCATCGAAGACGCGTTCCAAAGGGCGCTGCACCTGCAAAGTTATTACCGCGACCTGCAGGAAAGCAAAAATCTTCTCGATTCCCTGCTCAACAGCCTCAACGACAACCTGATCGTCTTTGGCGACCGCCGGGAACTTTGCTTCTCCACACTGAAGGATATCCCGCAGAAACTTCGGTCCACCTTGGAAAAAAATGTCCCCTCGATTCTTTCCGGAGAGAACCTGCATCTCGTCCGACGCCTTGACGCGCAGCGAGTTTCCATCGAAGGCAAAGCCCTTGTCTCGAGGGAACGAAACTACTGCGTCTACACGCTGACGCGGCAGCCTTACGCGGAACCCTTTGGCAACAAGGCGCTGCGGTATTACGACCCGGAGGAAGCCCTTCAGACGGCGCCTTTCGAAAATTTTCTCGGCGAGAGCGAGATCATGCAAAAGGTCATTCACCGCATCAACCGTTGCGCCGCCATCGACCAGCCGGTGCTTCTGGTGGGCGAGGCCGGGACCGGGAAAGACCGTTTCGCTCACTATATTTACGCTCACAGCAGACGGCGCCGCAGCTCCTTGGTCCGTATCGACTGCAGGATGATGACGGAATCTCACTGGGAGTATCTGCTTGAAAACGAGAACTCCCCGCTCCGCGACAACGGTCTCACCTTTTACATCCGCTGCGTCGAACGCATTCCGCCCGAACAGCGCCTGAGGCTGGAAAACTATTTCGGGAACACCGCCGTTGCGTGCCGAAACAAGTTCATCCTTTCCTGTTCTCTCGGCGACGGCTTCACCGAGCGCGACAGCTTCTTCATCTATCTCAGGGAAATCTTTTCCTGCCTTACCGTCGAAATCCCGCCTCTACGACGGCACAGCGGCGACATTCCCACCCTGGTAGGGCTTTACATCAACTCGCTGAACGCCCGGCTTGGCACCCAAGTCGTGGGGTTCACGCCCGAAGCCATGCTGCTGCTCCAAAAGTTTCCCTGGGAGCGGAACATCGACCAGCTCGTCAGAGTGGTGCGCTGTCTCGTGGTCTCCGCCAAGATGTCCTACATTTCCGCCAGCGCGACGGAAGAGGTTCTGGCGGAGGAGCGTCATCAGCTGCTCCCCACCGCTGCGGCCGCTTTTAACCTGAACCGTCCTTTGAACGAGATCGTCAGGGAGATCGTCACGGCAATTTTCGCGCAGGAGAACATGAACCAGACGAAAACCGCCAAACGCCTTGGCATCAGCAGAAGCACCCTGTGGCGGATGCTCAGGTGA
- a CDS encoding pyridoxal phosphate-dependent aminotransferase encodes MIISERISSLSASPIRKLTPYAAAAKAAGKKVYHLNIGQPDIETPAGFLDAIRRFDKKIIAYGDSHGNPRLLEAIRAYYQSWNMDYDIGQITITNGGSEALLIAMMALCDPGDEILVFEPFYANYNALARALNITVRAITTHAENGYALPDEAHVERGITPRTKAILLTNPGNPTGRVYTPAEMELISRVVRRHNLALIADEVYREFVYEASYRSFGAMPELDEHLVLVDSLSKRYSACGARIGALLSRNKEFCAQIMKYCQARLCCPELEQIGAAALYATPKSYLDGVNAEYRRRRDTLRRELAKIPDVVCSLPQGAFYVMIKMPIDDAERFAIWLLEHFDSHGETVMFAPGSGFYATPGLGADEARLAYVLNCADLTRAIAILGEGLKAYPGTRLLA; translated from the coding sequence ATGATCATTTCAGAACGAATCAGCAGCCTGTCCGCGTCCCCCATCAGGAAGCTGACCCCCTACGCCGCCGCGGCAAAGGCCGCAGGCAAGAAAGTCTACCATCTGAACATCGGTCAGCCCGACATCGAGACGCCCGCCGGCTTCCTCGACGCGATCCGCCGCTTCGACAAAAAAATCATCGCCTACGGCGACTCGCACGGCAATCCGCGCCTGCTCGAAGCGATCCGCGCCTATTATCAGAGCTGGAACATGGATTACGACATCGGACAGATCACCATCACCAACGGCGGCTCGGAAGCGCTGCTGATCGCCATGATGGCGCTCTGCGATCCCGGCGACGAGATCCTCGTTTTCGAACCCTTTTACGCCAATTACAACGCGCTTGCCCGAGCGCTCAATATCACCGTTCGCGCCATTACGACGCATGCCGAAAACGGCTATGCGCTGCCAGACGAAGCGCACGTGGAACGAGGCATTACGCCGCGCACCAAAGCCATACTGCTGACCAATCCCGGCAATCCCACGGGGCGCGTCTATACGCCCGCGGAGATGGAACTGATCTCGCGCGTCGTGCGCCGTCATAATTTGGCGCTGATCGCCGACGAAGTGTACCGCGAGTTCGTCTACGAAGCTTCGTATCGCAGCTTCGGCGCCATGCCGGAACTGGACGAGCATCTCGTGCTCGTCGATTCGCTCTCCAAGCGCTACAGCGCCTGCGGCGCGCGGATCGGCGCGCTGCTGAGCCGCAACAAAGAGTTCTGCGCCCAGATCATGAAATACTGCCAGGCCCGCCTGTGCTGTCCCGAGCTGGAACAAATCGGCGCCGCCGCGCTCTACGCCACGCCGAAAAGCTATCTCGACGGCGTCAACGCCGAGTACCGCCGGCGACGCGACACGCTTCGGCGCGAGCTCGCCAAAATTCCCGACGTCGTCTGTTCGTTGCCGCAGGGCGCTTTTTACGTGATGATCAAAATGCCCATCGACGACGCCGAAAGGTTCGCGATCTGGCTGCTGGAACATTTCGACTCTCACGGCGAGACTGTCATGTTCGCGCCCGGCAGCGGCTTTTACGCCACGCCCGGACTCGGCGCGGACGAAGCGCGCCTGGCCTACGTGCTCAACTGCGCCGACCTCACTCGCGCCATTGCGATTCTCGGCGAAGGATTGAAAGCCTATCCCGGCACAAGACTGCTGGCCTAG
- a CDS encoding amidohydrolase, with amino-acid sequence MDIKALAEKYESYIIERRRYYHSCPELSGEEKETRAQLRRDLEAMGVTDIRELENCCGLTATIHGGHPGKTVALRSDIDALPVKEQTGLPFASKNEGKMHACGHDNHMAMLLGAAQILNEVKDELYGDVRLIIQPAEEVATGAKAMLAEGALDGVEAIYGAHIWGVLESGLIDVTPGNRMACCHQFKITVTGVSAHGSAPHLGIDAIAVSAAIVNNLQQCVSRMNDPLNPLVLTVGTVHGGDRWNCVPREVEMEGTVRTFKADTSVEEAMRRVIADTASAFGAAGTLAYKYLTLPVINEDEQLNRIAHDAVVKLYGEEGIGHMPAIMGSEDFSWFGEKCRYIFGFIGSRDEEKGYVYTNHQEKYDVDERVLKRGSAVMAQFAADFLAESVR; translated from the coding sequence ATGGACATCAAAGCTCTTGCCGAAAAGTACGAATCCTACATCATCGAACGCCGCCGCTATTACCATTCCTGCCCGGAACTGTCGGGCGAGGAGAAGGAGACGCGCGCGCAGCTTCGCCGCGACCTCGAGGCCATGGGCGTCACCGACATCAGAGAGCTGGAAAACTGCTGCGGGCTGACGGCCACGATCCACGGCGGCCATCCCGGCAAAACGGTGGCGCTGCGCAGCGACATCGACGCGCTGCCCGTAAAGGAGCAGACCGGTCTGCCGTTCGCCTCGAAAAACGAGGGCAAAATGCACGCCTGCGGCCACGACAACCACATGGCCATGCTGCTGGGCGCGGCGCAGATCCTCAACGAGGTGAAAGACGAGCTGTACGGCGACGTGCGCCTCATCATCCAGCCTGCCGAAGAAGTGGCTACCGGCGCCAAGGCCATGCTCGCCGAGGGCGCGCTGGACGGCGTCGAGGCCATTTACGGCGCTCACATCTGGGGCGTGCTGGAGAGCGGGCTGATCGACGTGACGCCGGGCAACCGCATGGCCTGCTGCCATCAGTTCAAAATTACTGTCACGGGCGTGTCGGCTCACGGCTCGGCTCCGCATCTGGGCATCGACGCCATCGCCGTTTCGGCGGCGATCGTCAACAACTTGCAGCAGTGCGTGTCGCGCATGAACGACCCGCTCAATCCCCTCGTGCTCACGGTGGGCACGGTTCACGGCGGCGACCGCTGGAACTGCGTGCCCCGCGAGGTGGAAATGGAGGGCACGGTGCGCACCTTCAAAGCCGATACCTCGGTGGAGGAGGCCATGCGCCGCGTTATCGCCGACACGGCCTCGGCCTTCGGCGCTGCGGGCACGCTCGCATACAAGTATCTGACCCTGCCCGTGATCAACGAGGACGAACAACTGAATCGCATTGCCCATGACGCCGTAGTCAAACTGTACGGCGAGGAAGGCATCGGGCACATGCCCGCGATCATGGGCAGCGAAGATTTCTCGTGGTTCGGCGAGAAATGCCGTTACATCTTCGGTTTCATCGGCAGCCGCGACGAGGAAAAGGGCTACGTTTACACGAACCACCAGGAAAAGTACGACGTGGACGAGCGCGTCCTCAAGCGCGGCAGCGCCGTGATGGCCCAGTTCGCGGCGGATTTCCTGGCCGAAAGCGTCCGTTAG
- a CDS encoding sulfurtransferase TusA family protein, translated as MIKLDTMGKDCPLPLIELKKAVAASQKGEEIEIAFTCPEAVTNLPRYCKEDGHEVLSFEKLGNKGWKMVIRN; from the coding sequence ATGATCAAGCTTGACACCATGGGAAAAGACTGCCCTCTTCCTCTGATCGAACTGAAAAAGGCCGTCGCGGCCAGCCAGAAGGGGGAAGAGATCGAGATCGCCTTCACCTGCCCGGAAGCGGTGACCAATTTGCCCCGCTACTGCAAGGAGGACGGCCACGAGGTGCTTTCGTTCGAGAAGCTCGGCAACAAGGGCTGGAAGATGGTTATCAGGAACTGA